One window of the Anaeromyxobacter dehalogenans 2CP-C genome contains the following:
- the thiL gene encoding thiamine-phosphate kinase, translating to MPRRAAAPRPPPGEFELIERFTRALPLAGAGVRLGPGDDTALLAPPPGEDLAATVDAVVEGVHFDARFTAEDVGWKALAVNLSDLASMGARPLWALVALAFPRGTPPERLEGVARGLGACARAHRIAVVGGNVSRASELSVTVTALGAVRRGRALLRSGARPGDLLVASGTFGDAALGLAPGAPAALARRQRRPAPRLALGRALAGVARAAIDVSDGLVQDVGHLCDESGVAAVLDAAAVPTSAAYRRLARSLPDPLGPALGGGEDYELVAAVPAARLARAQRAAARARVPLTVIGRLERGAGVRILGADGAERPAPSGHDHLRAPRPL from the coding sequence GTGCCGCGCCGCGCCGCCGCGCCGCGCCCGCCCCCGGGCGAGTTCGAGCTCATCGAGCGCTTCACCCGCGCGCTGCCGCTCGCCGGCGCGGGCGTGCGCCTCGGGCCCGGCGACGACACCGCGCTGCTCGCGCCGCCGCCCGGCGAGGACCTCGCCGCCACCGTGGACGCGGTGGTGGAGGGCGTCCACTTCGACGCGCGCTTCACCGCCGAGGACGTGGGCTGGAAGGCGCTCGCGGTGAACCTCTCCGATCTCGCCTCGATGGGCGCCCGGCCGCTGTGGGCGCTGGTGGCGCTGGCGTTCCCGCGCGGCACGCCGCCGGAGCGGCTGGAGGGCGTGGCCCGCGGCCTCGGCGCCTGCGCCCGCGCCCACCGGATCGCGGTGGTGGGCGGGAACGTCTCGCGCGCCTCCGAGCTGTCGGTGACCGTGACCGCGCTGGGCGCGGTCCGCCGCGGCCGCGCGCTGCTGCGCTCCGGCGCGCGACCCGGCGACCTCCTCGTCGCGTCCGGCACGTTCGGCGACGCCGCGCTCGGCCTCGCCCCCGGCGCGCCCGCCGCGCTCGCGCGCCGCCAGCGCCGGCCCGCGCCGCGCCTCGCGCTCGGCCGCGCGCTCGCCGGCGTGGCCCGCGCCGCCATCGACGTGTCCGACGGCCTCGTCCAGGACGTCGGCCACCTCTGCGACGAGTCCGGCGTGGCCGCGGTGCTGGACGCGGCCGCGGTGCCGACGTCGGCGGCCTACCGGCGGCTCGCCCGCTCGCTGCCCGATCCGCTCGGCCCGGCGCTCGGGGGCGGCGAGGACTACGAGCTCGTGGCCGCGGTGCCGGCCGCCCGCCTGGCGAGGGCGCAGCGCGCCGCCGCGCGGGCGCGGGTTCCGCTCACGGTGATCGGCCGGCTCGAGCGCGGCGCCGGCGTCCGCATCCTGGGCGCCGACGGCGCCGAGCGCCCGGCGCCTTCCGGGCACGACCACCTCCGCGCACCGCGCCCTCTTTGA
- a CDS encoding ATP-binding protein: MIGASFLNQRIPLSDLLDLRAFAEVCHSFADLYRIGLKVFDEAGNKLVDVKVGNADFCGYIWSKPAGREQCMETVGRVKAEAVPEEPAAVTFACFSGCRYLVHPIMYEGDLIGRVVFGPFVPDDLAALPPALTGIAEDFDVAQATGYLAKIRRVSVPTAEKILKHFMDLLDVMVFTGHKNLIAAKLHIEAVTDSYRELQDKNQKLEDSYAKLKELDRLKSNFLATMSHELRTPLTSVIGYSEMMLEGLGGPLTAEQREYLGIIMEKGENLLQLITSILDISKIEAGRVRLVLSEVDAVQLMRDAVATLLPIARKKGLKVSCDPSPLPRIHADRDKLRQCLVNLCSNAVKFTPPGGSITVNAEVLQGERLAIHVVDSGIGIPEEHLAKVFDVFYQVDGSSTREYGGAGLGLAIVKSFVEAHGGEIRVRSAAGTGSIFTVLLPIRATPAPALTPVGPAPAVGR; this comes from the coding sequence ATGATCGGCGCGTCGTTCCTCAACCAGCGGATCCCGCTGTCCGACCTGCTCGACCTCCGCGCGTTCGCGGAGGTCTGCCACTCCTTCGCCGACCTGTACCGGATCGGCCTGAAGGTGTTCGACGAGGCCGGCAACAAGCTGGTGGACGTGAAGGTCGGGAACGCCGACTTCTGCGGCTACATCTGGTCGAAGCCGGCCGGCCGCGAGCAGTGCATGGAGACGGTGGGGCGGGTGAAGGCGGAGGCCGTGCCGGAGGAGCCGGCCGCGGTCACCTTCGCGTGCTTCTCCGGCTGCCGCTACCTCGTCCACCCCATCATGTACGAGGGCGACCTCATCGGCCGGGTGGTGTTCGGCCCGTTCGTGCCCGACGACCTCGCCGCGCTGCCGCCCGCGCTCACCGGCATCGCCGAGGACTTCGACGTCGCCCAGGCCACCGGCTACCTCGCGAAGATCCGCCGGGTGTCGGTGCCCACCGCCGAGAAGATCCTGAAGCACTTCATGGATCTCCTCGACGTGATGGTGTTCACCGGCCACAAGAACCTCATCGCGGCGAAGCTGCACATCGAGGCGGTCACCGACAGCTACCGCGAGCTGCAGGACAAGAACCAGAAGCTCGAGGACAGCTACGCGAAGCTGAAGGAGCTCGACCGCCTGAAGTCGAACTTCCTCGCCACCATGAGCCACGAGCTGCGCACGCCGCTCACCAGCGTCATCGGCTACTCCGAGATGATGCTGGAGGGCCTGGGCGGCCCGCTCACCGCCGAGCAGCGCGAGTACCTCGGCATCATCATGGAGAAGGGCGAGAACCTGCTCCAGCTCATCACCTCGATCCTCGACATCTCCAAGATCGAGGCGGGCCGGGTGCGGCTCGTGCTCTCCGAGGTGGACGCGGTCCAGCTCATGCGCGACGCGGTGGCGACGCTGCTCCCCATCGCGCGCAAGAAGGGGCTGAAGGTCTCCTGCGACCCGTCGCCCCTGCCGCGGATCCACGCCGACCGCGACAAGCTCCGCCAGTGCCTGGTGAACCTCTGCTCGAACGCGGTGAAGTTCACGCCGCCCGGCGGCAGCATCACCGTGAACGCCGAGGTGCTGCAGGGCGAGCGGCTCGCCATCCACGTGGTGGACAGCGGCATCGGCATCCCGGAGGAGCACCTCGCGAAGGTGTTCGACGTCTTCTACCAGGTGGACGGCTCCTCCACCCGCGAGTACGGCGGCGCCGGCCTCGGGCTCGCCATCGTGAAGAGCTTCGTGGAGGCGCACGGCGGCGAGATCCGCGTCCGCTCCGCGGCCGGCACCGGCTCGATCTTCACCGTGCTCCTGCCCATCCGCGCCACCCCGGCCCCGGCGCTCACGCCGGTGGGGCCGGCCCCGGCGGTGGGGCGCTAG
- a CDS encoding site-2 protease family protein, producing MDELVLRPRPRSRFPAANLALFLATLATTLWAGFTLSPLAPLGPTLGRVLEGGLPFAGALVAILFTHEMGHYVLARRHRVDTTLPYFIPVPFGAGTLGAVIRIRSALPSRKATLEIGAAGPIAGFLVAVPLLVWGLAHSEVHQVAAGVAGTSVASPLDALRAWMDGRELFGPDTGVRVYGDSLVTWAAQRLVWGTLPAGHEVFVHPVGFAAWLGLLVTTLNLVPMGQLDGGHVLYALLGRRGARIGSEVVSAGLLVAGLTLSWNWLFWWLLTRFLIGARHPPPLRDEPLDARGRVLAVATLLLFAVTFVPVPISL from the coding sequence ATGGACGAGCTCGTGCTCCGACCGCGGCCGCGGAGCCGCTTCCCGGCGGCCAACCTGGCGCTGTTCCTCGCCACCCTGGCCACCACGCTGTGGGCCGGCTTCACGCTCTCGCCGCTCGCGCCGCTGGGCCCCACGCTCGGGCGCGTGCTCGAGGGCGGGCTCCCGTTCGCGGGCGCGCTCGTCGCCATCCTCTTCACCCACGAGATGGGCCACTACGTGCTGGCGCGCCGGCACCGGGTGGACACGACGCTGCCGTACTTCATCCCGGTGCCGTTCGGCGCCGGCACGCTCGGCGCGGTGATCCGCATCCGCTCGGCGCTCCCCTCGCGCAAGGCGACGCTCGAGATCGGCGCGGCCGGCCCCATCGCCGGGTTCCTGGTGGCGGTGCCGCTGCTCGTGTGGGGGCTCGCGCACTCCGAGGTCCACCAGGTCGCCGCCGGCGTGGCCGGCACGTCGGTGGCCTCGCCGCTCGACGCGCTCCGCGCCTGGATGGACGGGCGCGAGCTGTTCGGCCCCGACACCGGCGTGCGCGTCTACGGGGACAGCCTGGTGACCTGGGCCGCGCAGCGGCTGGTGTGGGGCACGCTGCCCGCCGGCCACGAGGTGTTCGTCCACCCGGTGGGCTTCGCCGCCTGGCTCGGCCTGCTCGTCACCACCCTCAACCTCGTGCCCATGGGCCAGCTCGACGGCGGGCACGTGCTGTACGCGCTGCTCGGCCGGCGCGGCGCGCGCATCGGCTCCGAGGTGGTGTCGGCGGGGCTGCTCGTGGCCGGCCTGACGCTGTCCTGGAACTGGCTGTTCTGGTGGCTGCTCACCCGCTTCCTCATCGGCGCGCGCCACCCGCCCCCGCTGCGGGACGAGCCGCTCGACGCCCGCGGGCGGGTCCTGGCGGTGGCGACGCTGCTCCTGTTCGCCGTCACCTTCGTCCCGGTCCCCATCTCGCTCTAG
- a CDS encoding ATP-dependent DNA helicase gives MARAVERAIERRGYLVAEAGTGTGKTLAYLVPAVLSGRRVIVSTATKTLQEQLWQKDIPLLRDACGLEFGAAYLKGRSNYFCLARGEEFARAPTFAARDEAALWPRIEAWARRTETGDRSEIDLPDQFHTWKDLSATSENCLGRECARYEECFVTRARALATQADVLLVNHHLFFADLAMRTSRAGVEILPEHDVVIFDEAHAVEDVATEYFGLQVSSYRVEELSRDALRAVADRPDLASMMRETTGELRKAGERFFQAVADGLRQGGTPARGRGFGPPPRRRRGEEEEGVKAALTPAVMDGAQRDLSRLDESLAGLRELLGDAVTPALSQIARRAGELRVEVAAVTAMKEPSRVYFGEVRGRGVFLRAAPIDVAEELRERLYQRTDTAVFTSATLAAQGRFDFFRRQVGLLPELEVEERRFEGPFDYARQAALVSPEGLPEPNDPGFVRAAAESIRALTAVTGGRAFVLCTSNRNMNAFHEACRDLPYQVLRQGDRPKSRLLDEFRSEPSVLFATASFWEGVDVPGEALSLVIIDRLPFAPPGDPVMSARLRALEEQGRDGFSELQVPAAALALRQGFGRLVRTREDRGLVAVLDRRLVTKGYGRAFLATLPRCPLLRTVEEARRWWLGG, from the coding sequence ATGGCGCGCGCGGTGGAGCGGGCCATCGAGCGCCGCGGCTACCTCGTGGCCGAGGCCGGCACCGGCACCGGCAAGACGCTCGCCTACCTCGTGCCGGCGGTGCTCTCCGGCCGGCGCGTGATCGTCTCCACCGCCACCAAGACGCTGCAGGAGCAGCTCTGGCAGAAGGACATCCCGCTGCTCCGCGACGCCTGCGGGCTCGAGTTCGGCGCGGCCTACCTGAAGGGCCGCTCCAACTACTTCTGCCTGGCCCGCGGCGAGGAGTTCGCCCGCGCCCCCACGTTCGCGGCGCGCGACGAGGCGGCGCTCTGGCCGCGCATCGAGGCGTGGGCCCGCCGCACCGAGACCGGCGACCGGAGCGAGATCGACCTCCCCGACCAGTTCCACACCTGGAAGGACCTCTCGGCCACCAGCGAGAACTGCCTCGGGCGCGAGTGCGCCCGCTACGAGGAGTGCTTCGTCACCCGCGCCCGCGCGCTCGCCACGCAGGCCGACGTCCTGCTCGTCAACCACCACCTGTTCTTCGCCGACCTCGCCATGCGCACCTCGCGCGCCGGCGTCGAGATCCTGCCCGAGCACGACGTGGTGATCTTCGACGAGGCGCACGCCGTCGAGGACGTCGCCACCGAGTACTTCGGGCTGCAGGTCTCGTCGTACCGGGTGGAGGAGCTGTCGCGCGACGCGCTGCGCGCGGTGGCGGACCGGCCCGACCTCGCCTCGATGATGCGGGAGACGACCGGCGAGCTGCGCAAGGCCGGCGAGCGGTTCTTCCAGGCGGTGGCGGACGGGCTGCGCCAGGGCGGGACCCCGGCGCGCGGCCGCGGCTTCGGGCCGCCGCCGCGGCGGCGCCGCGGCGAGGAGGAGGAGGGCGTGAAGGCGGCGCTCACCCCCGCGGTGATGGACGGGGCGCAGCGCGACCTCTCGCGCCTCGACGAGTCGCTGGCCGGGCTCCGCGAGCTGCTCGGCGACGCGGTCACGCCGGCGCTCTCGCAGATCGCCCGGCGCGCCGGCGAGCTGCGGGTCGAGGTGGCCGCGGTCACCGCCATGAAGGAGCCGTCGCGCGTGTACTTCGGCGAGGTGCGCGGGCGCGGCGTGTTCCTGCGGGCCGCGCCCATCGACGTCGCCGAGGAGCTGCGCGAGCGGCTCTACCAGCGCACCGACACCGCCGTGTTCACGAGCGCCACGCTCGCCGCGCAGGGGCGCTTCGACTTCTTCCGCCGGCAGGTCGGCCTGCTCCCGGAGCTGGAGGTGGAGGAGCGCCGGTTCGAGGGGCCGTTCGACTACGCCCGGCAGGCCGCGCTGGTCTCGCCGGAGGGGCTGCCCGAGCCGAACGACCCCGGGTTCGTGCGCGCCGCGGCCGAGTCCATCCGCGCGCTCACCGCCGTCACCGGCGGCCGCGCCTTCGTGCTCTGCACCTCGAACCGGAACATGAACGCGTTCCACGAGGCCTGTCGCGACCTGCCGTACCAGGTGCTGCGCCAGGGCGACCGGCCCAAGTCGCGGCTGCTCGACGAGTTCCGGTCCGAGCCGAGCGTCCTGTTCGCGACCGCGAGCTTCTGGGAGGGCGTGGACGTGCCCGGCGAGGCGCTCTCGCTCGTCATCATCGACCGGCTGCCCTTCGCGCCGCCCGGCGACCCGGTGATGTCCGCCCGGCTCCGCGCGCTCGAGGAGCAGGGCCGCGACGGCTTCTCCGAGCTGCAGGTCCCGGCGGCCGCGCTCGCGCTGCGCCAGGGCTTCGGGCGGCTGGTGCGGACCCGCGAGGACCGGGGCCTGGTGGCGGTGCTGGACCGGCGGCTCGTCACGAAGGGCTACGGCCGCGCCTTCCTCGCCACCCTGCCGCGCTGCCCGCTGCTCCGCACCGTGGAGGAGGCCCGGCGCTGGTGGCTGGGCGGGTAG
- a CDS encoding GTP-binding protein, whose protein sequence is MVQFNEDSREIAVKVVYYGPALSGKTTNLQSLFQKIDPKVRGRLMTLDTKDDRTLFFDMMPVFFRTRAGVKVKLKLYTVPGQVMHESTRRIVLQGTDAVAFVADSRRSEAGSTLAYWNNMLANLEANGLDYRTLPIVVQLNKRDLPDARADHELDDLRKVIQPPFVPAVAIRGDGVVETLYLLLQRCYRSLDRGFGLEAVWQITEKEFLGQIFSRVDLRGARLPPEATVP, encoded by the coding sequence ATGGTCCAGTTCAACGAAGACAGCCGGGAGATCGCGGTCAAGGTCGTGTACTACGGCCCCGCGCTGTCCGGGAAGACGACGAACCTCCAGTCGCTCTTCCAGAAGATCGACCCCAAGGTCCGCGGGCGCCTCATGACGCTCGACACCAAGGACGATCGCACCCTGTTCTTCGACATGATGCCGGTGTTCTTCCGCACCCGCGCCGGCGTGAAGGTGAAGCTGAAGCTGTACACGGTGCCGGGGCAGGTGATGCACGAGTCCACCCGGCGCATCGTGCTCCAGGGCACCGACGCGGTGGCGTTCGTGGCCGACTCGCGCCGCAGCGAGGCCGGGTCCACGCTCGCCTACTGGAACAACATGCTCGCGAACCTGGAGGCGAACGGGCTCGACTACCGGACCCTGCCCATCGTCGTCCAGCTCAACAAGCGCGACCTGCCGGACGCGCGCGCCGACCACGAGCTCGACGACCTGCGCAAGGTGATCCAGCCGCCGTTCGTGCCGGCGGTGGCCATCCGCGGCGACGGCGTGGTCGAGACGCTCTACCTCCTCCTGCAGCGCTGCTACCGCAGCCTGGACCGGGGCTTCGGCCTGGAGGCGGTCTGGCAGATCACCGAGAAGGAGTTCCTGGGCCAGATCTTCTCGCGCGTGGACCTGCGCGGCGCGCGGCTGCCGCCCGAGGCGACGGTGCCATGA
- the dnaJ gene encoding molecular chaperone DnaJ encodes MEKRDYYEVLGVGRDADEQTLKTAYRKLAHKYHPDKNEGSKEAEERFKEASEAYSVLSDPDKRARYDRFGHANGQGFEDFGFGGAASINDIFGDIFGEMFGGGPGRRQRGRARGSDLRYHLELSFEDAAFGTTARITIPRPRACEVCKGSGAKPGTSPRTCPTCGGAGEIRLTQGFFSIARTCHQCQGTGRVVVDKCQSCGGAGATREQAIVEVKVPAGVDTGTRLKLSGEGEPAPTAGGIPGDLYVVVQVREHAIFKREETEVLCEIPISFTQAALGAQIDVPTLDGPTKLRVPAGTQSGKMFRLKGKGIPALQGGGRGDQHVRVLVETPTHLTKEQRDLLERFAALSGEETNPQARTFWEKVGDILRDR; translated from the coding sequence GTGGAAAAACGCGATTACTACGAGGTCCTCGGCGTGGGGAGGGACGCGGACGAGCAGACCCTCAAGACCGCCTACCGCAAGCTCGCCCACAAGTACCACCCGGACAAGAACGAGGGCTCGAAGGAGGCAGAGGAGCGCTTCAAGGAGGCGTCCGAGGCCTACTCGGTCCTCTCCGACCCCGACAAGCGGGCCCGCTACGACCGCTTCGGCCACGCGAACGGCCAGGGCTTCGAGGACTTCGGCTTCGGCGGCGCGGCCAGCATCAACGACATCTTCGGCGACATCTTCGGCGAGATGTTCGGCGGCGGCCCCGGCCGGCGGCAGCGCGGCCGCGCCCGCGGCTCCGACCTGCGCTACCACCTCGAGCTCTCCTTCGAGGACGCCGCGTTCGGCACCACCGCGCGCATCACCATCCCGCGCCCGCGCGCCTGCGAGGTGTGCAAGGGCTCCGGCGCGAAGCCGGGCACCAGCCCGCGCACCTGCCCGACCTGCGGCGGCGCCGGCGAGATCCGCCTGACGCAGGGCTTCTTCTCGATCGCCCGCACCTGCCACCAGTGCCAGGGCACGGGGCGGGTCGTCGTGGACAAGTGCCAGAGCTGCGGCGGCGCGGGCGCCACCCGCGAGCAGGCCATCGTGGAGGTGAAGGTGCCGGCCGGCGTGGACACCGGCACGCGCCTGAAGCTCTCCGGGGAGGGCGAGCCGGCCCCGACCGCGGGCGGGATCCCGGGCGACCTGTACGTGGTCGTGCAGGTCCGCGAGCACGCCATCTTCAAGCGCGAGGAGACCGAGGTCCTCTGCGAGATCCCCATCTCGTTCACGCAGGCGGCGCTCGGCGCGCAGATCGACGTCCCCACCCTCGACGGGCCCACCAAGCTGCGGGTCCCGGCCGGCACGCAGAGCGGCAAGATGTTCCGGCTGAAGGGCAAGGGCATCCCGGCGCTGCAGGGCGGCGGCCGGGGCGACCAGCACGTCCGCGTGCTGGTGGAGACGCCCACCCACCTCACCAAGGAGCAGCGCGACCTGCTCGAGCGGTTCGCGGCGCTCTCCGGCGAGGAGACGAACCCGCAGGCGCGGACCTTCTGGGAGAAGGTGGGGGACATTCTGCGGGACAGGTAG
- a CDS encoding penicillin-binding protein activator — MRVLGRRFLLLLVLSLAGCPKRVVVNGQEMDVSQADEVARVELARVRQEVAALPPEPGADRLLAFAQRFRGVPSAADALHQAGDLLLAAGKADRAAQAYGTLVSEYPLHPRATEAKYGLALADVQRGHAADGLRTLASIYPQLDPSRRPEAAARAAAAAEAAGAWPDAVRWLGELADLTQGEERRAVLARGADAVDRLALADVDRLRQELPRDAPLQEPLAMKAARIHLHLRDYPRAQEAAREVFLRWPAGPYAKDARAIVDRIARLTFVRPNVIGVAVPLSGDYQPWGVAIVRAVQLAAEGGGVRVAVRDTRGEPDGAAQALEALALEEGAIAVVGGVTNAEAERAAATAEELQLPFISLSKQEGLTEAGPHVFQNMLTASAQAKALADFAMGRRGMRRFAVMYPSITYGTELANAFWDEVEGRGGEVRGAETYAPDRTTFTPLVKDMVGKLHLDERGDWQEQQRDIAKAEKDPFRRKKALEKARDRLAPVVDFDAIFIPDFARNVKLIAPALAVEDVVTQTCLPDDVERIRKTTGRADLRPVQLLGANGWSSDPSLFDTAPGGAGRYVRCAIFVDGFYAGSSRPATKAFVEAFERRHAGQVPTILEASAFDAAGMARAQLGKAQTRDQMRDALAAVRGYVGATGDITMGPRRTPEKPLFFLTVDKDGLRELTPEELAGPGPGQP; from the coding sequence ATGCGCGTCCTCGGCCGCCGGTTCCTGCTGCTGCTCGTCCTGTCGCTCGCCGGCTGCCCGAAGCGGGTGGTCGTGAACGGGCAGGAGATGGACGTCTCGCAGGCGGACGAGGTCGCCCGGGTCGAGCTGGCCCGGGTGCGCCAGGAGGTGGCCGCGCTGCCGCCGGAGCCGGGCGCGGACCGGCTGCTCGCGTTCGCGCAGCGCTTCCGCGGCGTGCCCTCGGCGGCGGACGCGCTGCACCAGGCCGGCGACCTGCTGCTCGCGGCCGGCAAGGCCGACCGCGCCGCGCAGGCGTACGGGACGCTCGTCTCCGAGTACCCGCTCCACCCGCGCGCCACCGAGGCGAAGTACGGCCTCGCGCTCGCCGACGTGCAGCGCGGCCACGCCGCCGACGGCCTGCGCACGCTCGCGTCGATCTACCCGCAGCTCGACCCGTCGCGCCGGCCGGAGGCGGCGGCGCGCGCCGCGGCGGCGGCCGAGGCGGCCGGGGCGTGGCCGGACGCGGTGCGCTGGCTGGGCGAGCTCGCGGACCTCACCCAGGGCGAGGAGCGGCGCGCGGTGCTGGCCCGCGGCGCCGACGCGGTGGACCGCCTCGCGCTCGCCGACGTGGACCGGCTCCGCCAGGAGCTGCCCCGCGACGCGCCGCTGCAGGAGCCGCTCGCCATGAAGGCGGCCCGCATCCACCTGCACCTGCGCGACTACCCGCGCGCGCAGGAGGCGGCGCGCGAGGTGTTCCTGCGCTGGCCGGCCGGCCCGTACGCGAAGGACGCGCGCGCCATCGTGGACCGCATCGCCCGGCTCACGTTCGTGCGCCCGAACGTGATCGGCGTGGCCGTCCCGCTGTCCGGCGACTACCAGCCGTGGGGCGTCGCGATCGTGCGCGCGGTGCAGCTCGCCGCCGAGGGCGGCGGGGTGCGGGTGGCGGTGCGCGACACGCGCGGCGAGCCGGACGGCGCCGCGCAGGCGCTGGAGGCGCTGGCGCTCGAGGAGGGCGCCATCGCGGTGGTGGGCGGCGTGACGAACGCCGAGGCCGAGCGGGCCGCGGCCACCGCCGAGGAGCTGCAGCTCCCCTTCATCTCGCTCTCGAAGCAGGAGGGGCTCACCGAGGCCGGGCCCCACGTCTTCCAGAACATGCTCACCGCCTCGGCGCAGGCGAAGGCGCTCGCCGACTTCGCCATGGGCCGGCGCGGCATGCGGCGCTTCGCGGTGATGTACCCGTCGATCACCTACGGCACCGAGCTCGCGAACGCGTTCTGGGACGAGGTCGAGGGGCGCGGCGGCGAGGTCCGCGGCGCCGAGACCTACGCGCCGGACCGCACCACCTTCACGCCGCTCGTGAAGGACATGGTCGGCAAGCTCCACCTCGACGAGCGCGGCGACTGGCAGGAGCAGCAGCGCGACATCGCCAAGGCCGAGAAGGACCCGTTCCGCCGCAAGAAGGCGCTCGAGAAGGCCCGCGACCGGCTCGCGCCGGTGGTGGACTTCGACGCCATCTTCATCCCGGACTTCGCCCGCAACGTGAAGCTCATCGCCCCGGCGCTGGCGGTGGAGGACGTCGTCACCCAGACCTGCCTGCCCGACGACGTGGAGCGGATCCGCAAGACCACCGGGCGCGCCGACCTGCGGCCGGTGCAGCTCCTCGGCGCGAACGGCTGGTCGAGCGACCCGTCGCTGTTCGACACCGCGCCCGGCGGCGCCGGCCGCTACGTCCGCTGCGCCATCTTCGTGGACGGCTTCTACGCCGGCTCCTCCCGCCCGGCCACCAAGGCGTTCGTGGAGGCGTTCGAGCGGCGCCACGCCGGCCAGGTGCCCACCATCCTCGAGGCGAGCGCGTTCGACGCGGCCGGGATGGCGCGCGCGCAGCTCGGCAAGGCGCAGACCCGCGACCAGATGCGCGACGCGCTCGCCGCGGTGCGCGGCTACGTCGGCGCCACCGGCGACATCACCATGGGCCCGCGGCGCACGCCGGAGAAGCCGCTCTTCTTCCTCACCGTGGACAAGGACGGGCTCCGCGAGCTCACGCCCGAGGAGCTGGCCGGGCCGGGCCCGGGGCAGCCCTAG